cctcctcaaTACTGACATCAGTCTCCATTTGTTCGTCCTTCCTGGTGAGAGGTCTGTTCTTCACTACATCCCGCTTGTCTCTCAGTAGTTCGACCCTTTTATAACACTCAATTTGTTCATCAATTTCGTCAATCTGTCGCTCCAGTCGCCCCTCTTCGTCCTCCTCAGCTACGATCGCCTCTGACTTGGTGTTTACCTGTCTGATCTCCTTCTGAAACTCTTCCCACTCTTTGTCCATTTGATCTTTGGGTGGGTCCACGTTGCGCACTTTGGCATCCCTTACTGGATCGTCGAAGAAGCCCTCAGGTAGAGCCTCGGCGGTGTTATCCTTTTTTTCTGTGGTCTTCTCTGGAGTATCTGCTTTGACGATGGATCCTGAGTGGGAGATAGAAGGCGTGGATGGGATCGAGCTGTCAAAGAAATCAGCAGGAAGTCCAGATGGTTCAGGAGGATTTGTGGTTTCTGCACCAGCATCTTCTTCATCGTCGTCGTCCTCATAAACTCCAGCTAGCAGACTCAGACCAGAAGTCTTATGAGTGCCACCGACCTCTCTGTCGCTGGGTTTTTCCCAGAAGTCTGCAGGAAGCCCTGCCGCGGACTGGCTGGTGCCCTGCGTGGGTTTTATCTTTTTAACGTTAACGTCCTCGTTTTCCGGAGCTTTCCTCTTCAGTTGTTGACTTTGCGGGGCTTCTTTTGCTGCTTTAAGCTCAGCAACATTTTCTTTGTGCTGTTTTCCAAGAATATGAGCTGGCCACACAAGTTCGTTTTTCACATGCACATTGCACAAAGTACAGCTGAGGTGGCCGAGACTGTTGTATTTAGCAAACGGAGACTCGACACGTTTCTTATCTGCTGTTTGCCTTTGTTTTTCTCTCATCAAACGCCGAAGTTCCTCCTGATTCACAACTTTCTTCCCTTTTTTATTGGTTGCCATACTTGGAAAACAACAATATATGCTAGCAGCCGCCCTGCTTGCGAAGAAGTACAAGTGCGTCTCATGAAGATGACATAAACGCGTTGACTCGCGTTGTAAATCTCGCGAGATTCACTGAGCTAGCTAAGATGTTTAGCTCAGCTGTGTTTTTGGTCCGCCTGTATTTTGCCGCAAAGCAAACGGAATCGGTACCCTTTGGAAACGTATTATCAGACGAAGAAGCGCAAATTATGTAGtcgttttcttttcattttcattcttacctgtgtgttgatttagtttttttgtctGTGTTCTGTTATGTTTTGCACTATTTTCTGTTTTCATCACCGCACCCACCATATTAATTTTATTGTGGGCTAGCTAGCGCTGGTAGCTAATGTTGGCTGTGGAGCTCGGTAGCAGGTGTAACCACAGATATATAAACATAGATTCATATCTATAGGTGTAACCTTATTTGATAACCGGAGAGTAGGAAACCACGACAAAGCTTTTCTGTAGTCTTAAACAAAGGAGCTCGATTTTAATTCTATTTTCGTATTTTGCTAATGTCGAGTCGCTTATTTCACATCATCCCAGCCTTTATCCTAGTAAGTAGTTAACTAGTCTGGTATCGTACGGTAGCCATCATGACAGGTGAGAAGATCCGCACCATGCGAAAGGACcacaacaaaccaaacaaaaatgacGAGATAATGGACACATACGATGAGACCTCAAACGGGACCATCCCCAACGGTACGAGTAACCATTTCAAATCGAACAAGGCTTTTCAGAAGTCAGTCAAGCCGTCGGTactgcagcagcaacagcagctcaATGAAAACAACATCAACGGGAATTCGTCATCAGTTGGTACAATTGTTAATGACAATAACAAGAACCCAATTATTCTGACAAGTGAGGGCTTGGAGTTCCCTGTTCATGAATGCGTGTTCAGAGGAGATGTCCGCAGACTGTCCTCTCTCATCAGGACCCACAGCATCTCTCAGAAAGACGTACATGGTATGTGGTTTTCTATAACCTGCCAATAGTATTCATTAAGAAATAATAGATGGGGTTGTGATATTCCATAATAGGTAATTCTATGCATCTATTACAGGATAATAAAACAGCTCTGAATTAACCCTGCCTTTATGATGGTTCAAAGTACAACTTTACTTGGTGGTGATGAATTGCACCTTTGCACTATTTTATGAACTCCATCTAACTGCAGTTAGTCATAAGGTTGCAATTTAACAACTTCTCATGCTACAGTTTGTAAAACAAAGGTCAAATTCATGAGTCaaacaataaaatattaacattatcaTCTTCACAAAGACAGGATTTTTTGGGGGAGATTATGGAATTAGGTTTCAGCCATGTGAACCCATTACACTGGCAACAGAGAGTGTAACTTTCTACATAATGTGGCCTTGTTTTTCTCCACAGGGAACACACCGCTTCACCTTGCTGTGATGCTTGGCCACAAAGGTAAAACTGGACACTAGCATAATGAATTGTCTTGTCTTGAAGTTATTTTAGCCCCGTTAAACATTGCATTCACCAAATGAACAAAGCTTCTCAGAGTGATGTCTTTTGGCTGTGTAATATGACCATTTCTGTTTGGACCCTGTAAATTACATTAAGTCTGCTTTACATGACCTTGTATCTGTCTTAATATGGGTTTATGAAACACTTTTTGGTGTCCTAATTCAAGACCCAATTTGCAGGTTACTTATCATCTGCAGTTCAAATTTATTAGGACAGAGCCTCTTGGTTTTCCAGTGCATAATAGTATTGCAGCAATTAGCCTTAACCATGGAGAATCCCTCTGTCAGAAGAAAAGTAGCAGTTATTGACTGTATTGTTGTTGATGTTAGATATACTGGAAAATTTGCATATTTTACTTAGATAATTAAGTTAACCATAAAGTCCTCTCTACTTGGAATAATtgattttgataaaaaaaaaaatgttttaacagtattcattatttatttagttgtagaCATGATCAAATAatctataatttttttgtttttccttcagaATGTGCCCTCCTCCTTCTGGCCCATAATGCACCTGTAAAAGTAAAGAATGCACAGGGATGGAGTCCCTTGGCAGAAGCCATCAGCTATGGTGACAGGCAAATGAGTAAGTTATATAAACATTACTCTCTTAAGTCGCTGGGCTGTGAAAAGCTGTCTTTTCCCTCTTCGATATGTGACTATTCAGAGTGTGAGTCAATGTGAATTCTGTCAAGgcattgtgtgtaaatgctgaGCTCAGCTTTATTATCTTTTAGAGTGAAGAGTTTTTAACAAGAAGGAGAAATTGAATTGCATTAATGTGTTAATGATGTAATCATGAACTATATTGTCTTCACGAAATAAAGGTAGTtacgattttttttcctctcaaagTCAAGGACATGGAAGAAAAATCCTCAACACTAAACATTACTAAttcaacattttgtgaaa
The DNA window shown above is from Sphaeramia orbicularis chromosome 17, fSphaOr1.1, whole genome shotgun sequence and carries:
- the znf830 gene encoding zinc finger protein 830, encoding MATNKKGKKVVNQEELRRLMREKQRQTADKKRVESPFAKYNSLGHLSCTLCNVHVKNELVWPAHILGKQHKENVAELKAAKEAPQSQQLKRKAPENEDVNVKKIKPTQGTSQSAAGLPADFWEKPSDREVGGTHKTSGLSLLAGVYEDDDDEEDAGAETTNPPEPSGLPADFFDSSIPSTPSISHSGSIVKADTPEKTTEKKDNTAEALPEGFFDDPVRDAKVRNVDPPKDQMDKEWEEFQKEIRQVNTKSEAIVAEEDEEGRLERQIDEIDEQIECYKRVELLRDKRDVVKNRPLTRKDEQMETDVSIEEGEEDEEELLGLLSRDWRAKGALA